One Brassica oleracea var. oleracea cultivar TO1000 chromosome C7, BOL, whole genome shotgun sequence genomic window carries:
- the LOC106304100 gene encoding 40S ribosomal protein S25-4, with amino-acid sequence MAPKKDKVPPPSSKPAKSGGGKQKKKKWSKGKQKEKVNNMVLFDQATYDKLLTEAPKFKLITPSILSDRMRINGSLARRAIRELMAKGVIRMVAAHSSQQIYTRATNT; translated from the exons ATG GCGCCGAAGAAGGACAAGGTTCCGCCGCCGTCATCTAAGCCTGCGAAATCCGGAGGAGGGAAGCAGAAGAAGAAG AAGTGGAGCAAGGGAAAGCAAAAGGAGAAGGTGAACAACATGGTCTTGTTTGATCAGGCTACTTACGACAAGCTTCTCACCGAAGCTCCCAAGTTCAAGCTCATCACTCCTTCCATTCTCTCCGACCGTATGAGG ATTAACGGGTCTCTAGCAAGGAGGGCTATTAGGGAGCTGATGGCCAAAGGTGTGATCCGGATGGTCGCTGCTCACTCGAGTCAGCAGATCTACACTCGTGCCACCAACACCTAA
- the LOC106306142 gene encoding glucose-1-phosphate adenylyltransferase large subunit 3, chloroplastic isoform X2, giving the protein MIRFFLAFKQRYMEFLLQNWVKVSFQMDSCCYSGLGTNTVLSKDGYKNVENRFWGEKIKGSFSKPFASDSSSKEFSFRKSSRPGVAYAVATSKNTKEALRLEPSMLGERRKADPKNVAAIILGGGNGAKLFPLTKRAATPAVPVGGCYRMIDIPMSNCINSCINKIFVLTQFNSASLNRHLARTYFGNGINFGDGFVEVLAATQTPGEAGKKWFQGTADAVRKFLWVFEDAKNRNIENIIILSGDHLYRMNYMDFVQYHVDSNADITLSCAPVGESRASDYGLVNIDRSGRVVHFSEKPTGIDLKSMQSDTTMLGLSQQEAAKSPYIASMGVYCFKTEALLKLLTRRYPSSNDFGSEIIPAAIRDHNVQGYVYRDYWEDIGTIKSFYEANLALVEEHPKFEFYDQDTPFYTSPRFLPPTKTEKCRIVNSIISHGCFLGECSIQRSIIGERIL; this is encoded by the exons ATGATACGATTTTTTCTCGCTTTTAAACAACGTTACATGGAGTTTCTTCTTCAGAACTGGGTCAAAG TTTCATTCCAGATGGATTCTTGTTGTTATTCGGGTTTGGGGACAAACACTGTCTTGTCCAAAGACGGTTACAAGAATGTAGAGAACAGATTCTGGGGTGAGAAGATCAAAGGAAGCTTCTCTAAACCTTTTGCTTCAGATTCAAGTTCCAAGGAGTTCAGTTTCCGAAAATCGTCGAGGCCAGGTGTTGCTTACGCGGTTGCTACTTCAAAGAATACTAAAGAGGCTTTG AGACTAGAGCCTTCGATGTTGGGGGAGAGAAGAAAAGCAGATCCCAAAAACGTGGCTGCAATCATTCTGGGAGGAGGCAACGGAGCTAAACTCTTCCCTCTCACCAAGCGAGCTGCAACACCTGCT GTTCCTGTGGGTGGATGCTATAGGATGATCGACATCCCGATGAGTAATTGCATTAACAGTTGCATCAACAAGATCTTCGTGCTCACTCAGTTTAACTCGGCTTCCCTCAACCGCCACTTGGCTCGTACTTATTTTGGGAATGGCATCAACTTTGGAGATGGTTTCGTTGAG GTTCTAGCTGCTACACAAACTCCTGGTGAGGCGGGGAAGAAGTGGTTTCAAGGAACAGCAGATGCTGTTAGAAAGTTTCTGTGGGTTTTTGAG GATGCTAAGAACAGGAACATTGAGAATATTATCATCTTGTCTGGAGATCATCTCTACAGAATGAATTATATGGACTTTGTTCAG TACCATGTGGATAGCAACGCGGATATTACTCTTTCGTGCGCGCCAGTGGGTGAGAG TCGTGCATCGGATTATGGACTAGTGAACATTGATCGAAGCGGACGTGTGGTCCATTTCTCTGAGAAACCTACTGGCATCGATCTCAAATCTATG CAAAGTGATACGACAATGCTTGGACTGTCTCAACAAGAAGCAGCGAAATCTCCGTACATTGCATCAATGGGAGTCTATTGTTTCAAAACCGAAGCTTTGCTGAAGCTTCTGACAAGGCGATATCCGAGTTCCAATGACTTTGGCTCTGAGATTATTCCTGCAGCTATAAGAGATCACAATGTTCAA GGATACGTCTACAGAGACTACTGGGAAGATATTGGAACTATAAAGAGCTTCTATGAAGCTAATCTTGCTCTCGTTGAGGAG CATCCCAAGTTTGAGTTTTATGATCAGGATACACCTTTCTACACTTCTCCTCGGTTTCTACCTCCCACCAAAACCGAAAAATGCCGC ATAGTGAATTCGATAATATCACACGGATGTTTCTTGGGAGAATGCAGCATCCAACGTTCCATCATTGGTGAAAG GATACTTTGA
- the LOC106306142 gene encoding glucose-1-phosphate adenylyltransferase large subunit 3, chloroplastic isoform X1: MIRFFLAFKQRYMEFLLQNWVKVSFQMDSCCYSGLGTNTVLSKDGYKNVENRFWGEKIKGSFSKPFASDSSSKEFSFRKSSRPGVAYAVATSKNTKEALRLEPSMLGERRKADPKNVAAIILGGGNGAKLFPLTKRAATPAVPVGGCYRMIDIPMSNCINSCINKIFVLTQFNSASLNRHLARTYFGNGINFGDGFVEVLAATQTPGEAGKKWFQGTADAVRKFLWVFEDAKNRNIENIIILSGDHLYRMNYMDFVQYHVDSNADITLSCAPVGESRASDYGLVNIDRSGRVVHFSEKPTGIDLKSMQSDTTMLGLSQQEAAKSPYIASMGVYCFKTEALLKLLTRRYPSSNDFGSEIIPAAIRDHNVQGYVYRDYWEDIGTIKSFYEANLALVEEHPKFEFYDQDTPFYTSPRFLPPTKTEKCRIVNSIISHGCFLGECSIQRSIIGERSRLDYGVELQDTLMLGADSYQTESEIASLLAEGNVPIGIGRDTKIRKCIIDKNAKIGKNVMILNNDDVQEADRPEEGFYIRSGITVVVEKATIKDGTVI; the protein is encoded by the exons ATGATACGATTTTTTCTCGCTTTTAAACAACGTTACATGGAGTTTCTTCTTCAGAACTGGGTCAAAG TTTCATTCCAGATGGATTCTTGTTGTTATTCGGGTTTGGGGACAAACACTGTCTTGTCCAAAGACGGTTACAAGAATGTAGAGAACAGATTCTGGGGTGAGAAGATCAAAGGAAGCTTCTCTAAACCTTTTGCTTCAGATTCAAGTTCCAAGGAGTTCAGTTTCCGAAAATCGTCGAGGCCAGGTGTTGCTTACGCGGTTGCTACTTCAAAGAATACTAAAGAGGCTTTG AGACTAGAGCCTTCGATGTTGGGGGAGAGAAGAAAAGCAGATCCCAAAAACGTGGCTGCAATCATTCTGGGAGGAGGCAACGGAGCTAAACTCTTCCCTCTCACCAAGCGAGCTGCAACACCTGCT GTTCCTGTGGGTGGATGCTATAGGATGATCGACATCCCGATGAGTAATTGCATTAACAGTTGCATCAACAAGATCTTCGTGCTCACTCAGTTTAACTCGGCTTCCCTCAACCGCCACTTGGCTCGTACTTATTTTGGGAATGGCATCAACTTTGGAGATGGTTTCGTTGAG GTTCTAGCTGCTACACAAACTCCTGGTGAGGCGGGGAAGAAGTGGTTTCAAGGAACAGCAGATGCTGTTAGAAAGTTTCTGTGGGTTTTTGAG GATGCTAAGAACAGGAACATTGAGAATATTATCATCTTGTCTGGAGATCATCTCTACAGAATGAATTATATGGACTTTGTTCAG TACCATGTGGATAGCAACGCGGATATTACTCTTTCGTGCGCGCCAGTGGGTGAGAG TCGTGCATCGGATTATGGACTAGTGAACATTGATCGAAGCGGACGTGTGGTCCATTTCTCTGAGAAACCTACTGGCATCGATCTCAAATCTATG CAAAGTGATACGACAATGCTTGGACTGTCTCAACAAGAAGCAGCGAAATCTCCGTACATTGCATCAATGGGAGTCTATTGTTTCAAAACCGAAGCTTTGCTGAAGCTTCTGACAAGGCGATATCCGAGTTCCAATGACTTTGGCTCTGAGATTATTCCTGCAGCTATAAGAGATCACAATGTTCAA GGATACGTCTACAGAGACTACTGGGAAGATATTGGAACTATAAAGAGCTTCTATGAAGCTAATCTTGCTCTCGTTGAGGAG CATCCCAAGTTTGAGTTTTATGATCAGGATACACCTTTCTACACTTCTCCTCGGTTTCTACCTCCCACCAAAACCGAAAAATGCCGC ATAGTGAATTCGATAATATCACACGGATGTTTCTTGGGAGAATGCAGCATCCAACGTTCCATCATTGGTGAAAGGTCACGTCTTGACTATGGTGTTGAGCTTCAG GATACTTTGATGCTGGGAGCGGATAGTTACCAAACCGAGTCTGAGATAGCGTCTCTACTGGCGGAAGGCAATGTTCCAATTGGCATTGGCAGAGATACAAAGATCAG GAAATGCATCATAGACAAGAATGCAAAGATCGGGAAGAACGTGATGATCTTGAACAATGAC GATGTGCAAGAAGCTGATAGGCCAGAAGAGGGGTTCTACATTAGGTCTGGGATCACTGTGGTTGTGGAAAAGGCCACCATTAAAGACGGCACTGTCATATGA